The Daphnia carinata strain CSIRO-1 chromosome 9, CSIRO_AGI_Dcar_HiC_V3, whole genome shotgun sequence nucleotide sequence TTTCTAACGTTCCCTATAACCTGCCAGCCTTGGTGGTTACCGATGGCTGTTTAACACATAGTGGTTAGCAACACATTTTTGGGTTTAGAGAAGGCAGGGTCAATAAACATACGACTTTGCTGGAACACGATTCACTGAATGTGCGTCACAGGATGGCCGTGTTATATGCAATAGTTATGggactttttttgttttttgttggtaAGAGTTTGTATCTCGAATTTTCCCAGCCCattgaatgtttgtttttattggttATCAACGAGTTAACGTTGTTGCCGGAGCGAATCGAGTGTATTGTACCGTACGTGGGTTAGCGACCTGGCAGCATTGAAAAAGAGATGTGGCTCGGATCGTCCTCTTGCTCACTCATTGTCCGACCGTACGAACAACGAACAACATCCACCATGAAGTTGATGACGATTTGCTTCTTATCTCTCGCCATTGGCGTTGGCCACTCGGCAGCTCAAGAAGACACGGAGGACGAGATCATCAAGTTCAAAGATTTTAAGGTACGATTGGTCAATTTTCTTAAAggttctttttgctgttgaaatTCTAATTGACGGCTGTCGCGAGGGAACAGAAAAGACACAAGAAGACGTACAACGGAGCATTGGAGAGGGTACACTTTAGACGTTGGAAGCGGAGGAAAGCAATCATCGACCAACATAACGAAAATCAGCGAAATTCTTTCATTCTGGGTGACAACGCGTTCGCAGATCTCGTAAGCAAAACGGACGTGTTATGTTGAAGGATTgaatcatcttttttctttgttgtgtgGTGCAGAGCGAAGAGGAATGGGAAACTTATCTGTTGGGCGTTACCATACCTAAAGGGTTTATCAACAATGAAGCAGTGGTCGATGTCTTGGCTGCAGGGAACGTCACCAACCGTCAAACCACCACTCCTTCGGTTAGTTCCACGtaaatcattctttttttgttccactAAAATCTGAAAGGTCTAACACGTCTCGCAACACAGCTCGATCTACGTACCGATCCGTGTATGCCACCCGTCAAGATCCAATCTCCGTGTGGTGGATGTTGGGCTTTTATCGCCACAACGGCTGTCGAATATCAAACGTGTGCCACCAGTAACAGGACAAAGATCCCATTGATATTGAGGTAACATAATCTAATACGTTTACATTGGCAGGTagtgatgttttcttttgtgtaaAGTGAACAGCAGATGATTGATTGCAGTGGCAGTTATGGCACGAAGGGATGTAATGGTGGTTTCTACACCCAAGCATGGGATTACATTATGGCTGTCGGTATTTGCTACTCTTCATTCAATTGAAATTCATTATTTTACAATGTTCGTTCGTTGCAGGTGGACAGGCGAGCAATGCCACTTATCCTTACAGGGCAGTGGTAAGGAAACAATTTTCCtatgtgataaaaaaaaaaaataataataataataaaatcatttGCAATCGAAATAGGCTGGTACGTGCAACTTCACTAAAGACGTCACGCCGGTGGCGGGCAAACTGTCACGATACGCTTCGTTagccaaaaacgaaacagcTATACTTCTAGCCATGCAAAGAGGACCGGTCGC carries:
- the LOC130688849 gene encoding uncharacterized protein LOC130688849; translated protein: MWLGSSSCSLIVRPYEQRTTSTMKLMTICFLSLAIGVGHSAAQEDTEDEIIKFKDFKKRHKKTYNGALERVHFRRWKRRKAIIDQHNENQRNSFILGDNAFADLSEEEWETYLLGVTIPKGFINNEAVVDVLAAGNVTNRQTTTPSLDLRTDPCMPPVKIQSPCGGCWAFIATTAVEYQTCATSNRTKIPLILSEQQMIDCSGSYGTKGCNGGFYTQAWDYIMAVGGQASNATYPYRAVAGTCNFTKDVTPVAGKLSRYASLAKNETAILLAMQRGPVAISVATNSRFTLYRSGIFDDDTCKNGTINHGLLLVGYGTTNGTDYWIVRNSWGTSWGMNGYIFMKRNVNICRLAEFAFLATI